In Sphaeramia orbicularis chromosome 12, fSphaOr1.1, whole genome shotgun sequence, the following proteins share a genomic window:
- the LOC115429737 gene encoding microsomal glutathione S-transferase 1-like: MLTGRMSSLNNIMDSQVLQAFFTYATVVVLKMMLMSPLTSYFRLTRKVFANLEDTKLASPTVDKKLVRVDPHVERVRRCHQNDLENVILFVLIGLLYSLTGPELSTALLHFRLFTGSRIFHTISYVGALPQPSRFLSFILGLLVTFSMACRVLCTTVL; this comes from the exons ATGCTCACAGGAAGAATGTCCTCACTAAACAACATAATGGACTCCCAGGTCCTTCAAGCCTTCTTCACTTATGCAACAGTCGTCGTCCTGAAGATGATGCTCATGTCACCTTTGACCTCTTACTTCCGCCTGACaagaaag GTTTTTGCCAACTTGGAAGATACTAAACTTGCTTCCCCCACAGTAGACAAGAAACTGGTCCGAGTGGATCCGCATGTTGAACGAGTCCGCAG GTGCCACCAGAATGACCTGGAGAACGTCATTCTCTTCGTGCTGATTGGTCTGCTCTATTCTCTGACTGGACCGGAACTTTCCACGGCTCTGCTCCACTTCCGCCTTTTTACCGGCTCTCGTATCTTCCACACCATCTCCTATGTGGGCGCTTTGCCTCAGCCCAGCAGGTTTCTGTCCTTTATACTGGGTCTGCTGGTCACCTTCTCCATGGCCTGCAGAGTCCTCTGTACAACTGTCCTGTAG